The following proteins come from a genomic window of Acidobacteriota bacterium:
- a CDS encoding L-lactate permease encodes MWEHNYTPVAESLVYSTLISAIPLGVLFYLLGVRRKPSWVAGLSGLGAALVLAIGVYGMPVPQAAASMVHGAAFGLFPIGWIVIASLILYRVTLDTGKFEIIKDSIGALSDDRRLQAVLIGFAFGAFIEGAAGFGTPVAVAAAMLTGLGFPPFYAAFICLLANTAPVAFGSLGIPVVTLANVTGLPEAALSSMTGRLCGLIAIVIPAYMVVVMSGVKRSAEVLPPIAACSLAFAGVLILVSNTVGPEVAAILAAIAALVAMVLVMKAWKPAQVFRLEGDVEVVKQHKTYTAGQLVGAWVPYILLVVFVLAWRYPPIQGVLNLVSVQFDVPGLHNTIMRLPPLTPEALPYAASYNFNWLSAAGTSCFLAAFAASLVLGMSPARFVEIVKAVLTQLRMPLLTIASVLAVAYVMNYAGMTTTLGLAFAATGAVFPFFSAMLGWTGVFLTGSDTASNALFGTLQTVTANTLELNPILTASTNSATGVMGKMISLQSIAVAVAATGMASSEEGRLFRITLRHSIILAVFMGIVTMMFAYVLPQLVPMP; translated from the coding sequence ATGTGGGAACACAACTACACGCCGGTCGCTGAAAGCCTCGTCTACTCGACGCTCATCTCGGCCATTCCGCTGGGCGTTCTCTTCTACCTGCTGGGGGTCAGGCGGAAACCCAGTTGGGTAGCCGGCCTGAGCGGGCTCGGCGCCGCGCTCGTGCTGGCGATCGGCGTGTACGGCATGCCCGTTCCGCAGGCCGCCGCGTCGATGGTCCACGGCGCCGCGTTCGGGCTGTTTCCCATCGGCTGGATCGTCATTGCGTCGCTGATTCTCTACCGGGTGACCCTGGATACCGGCAAGTTCGAGATCATCAAGGACTCCATCGGCGCCCTGTCCGATGACCGCCGCCTGCAGGCGGTGCTGATCGGCTTCGCCTTCGGCGCCTTCATCGAGGGGGCGGCCGGGTTCGGCACCCCGGTGGCGGTAGCCGCGGCGATGCTGACCGGGCTCGGATTCCCCCCGTTCTACGCGGCGTTCATCTGCCTGCTCGCCAACACCGCGCCGGTCGCCTTCGGGTCCCTCGGTATCCCCGTCGTCACGTTGGCCAACGTCACCGGTCTGCCGGAGGCCGCGTTGAGCTCGATGACCGGACGGCTGTGCGGCCTGATCGCCATCGTCATCCCGGCCTACATGGTCGTCGTCATGTCCGGCGTGAAGCGCTCGGCCGAGGTGCTGCCGCCCATCGCGGCCTGCTCGCTCGCTTTCGCGGGCGTGCTGATCCTGGTGTCCAACACCGTCGGGCCGGAAGTGGCGGCCATCCTGGCCGCGATCGCCGCCCTGGTGGCGATGGTGCTCGTGATGAAGGCCTGGAAGCCGGCGCAGGTGTTCCGGCTGGAGGGCGACGTCGAGGTCGTCAAGCAGCACAAGACCTACACCGCCGGCCAGCTCGTCGGGGCGTGGGTGCCGTACATCCTGCTCGTCGTCTTCGTCCTGGCGTGGCGCTATCCGCCGATCCAGGGCGTGCTGAACCTGGTCAGCGTGCAGTTCGACGTGCCGGGGCTGCACAACACGATCATGCGCCTGCCGCCGCTGACCCCGGAGGCGTTGCCGTACGCGGCGTCCTACAATTTCAACTGGCTCTCGGCTGCCGGAACGTCCTGCTTCCTGGCCGCGTTCGCGGCGTCTCTCGTCCTCGGCATGTCGCCGGCCCGCTTCGTCGAGATCGTCAAGGCGGTGCTGACGCAGTTGCGGATGCCGCTGCTGACCATCGCGTCCGTGCTGGCGGTGGCCTACGTCATGAACTACGCCGGCATGACCACCACCCTCGGGCTCGCCTTCGCGGCCACCGGGGCGGTGTTCCCGTTCTTCAGCGCGATGCTCGGCTGGACGGGGGTCTTCCTGACCGGCAGCGACACCGCGTCGAACGCGCTCTTCGGCACGCTGCAGACGGTGACCGCCAACACGCTCGAGCTGAATCCGATCCTCACCGCCTCGACCAACTCGGCCACCGGGGTCATGGGCAAGATGATCTCGCTGCAGAGCATCGCGGTGGCGGTGGCCGCCACCGGCATGGCGTCGTCCGAGGAGGGCCGGCTGTTCCGGATCACGCTTCGGCACAGCATCATCCTCGCCGTGTTCATGGGGATCGTGACGATGATGTTCGCCTACGTGCTGCCGCAGCTCGTGCCGATGCCGTAG
- a CDS encoding type II toxin-antitoxin system RelE/ParE family toxin — protein sequence MRRPVGPNRDGRPGRGRGVERTRTPIPGRGTGGPGGRPNPHLGRGEAGARPLTWTVEFSSRAVRDLKQLDRPTRARVVDAIERHASTGAGDIKRLRDRDAEWRLRVGDWRILISYRFGLRKVEILRVLHRKDAYR from the coding sequence ATGCGGCGACCCGTTGGTCCGAATCGCGACGGCCGCCCCGGAAGAGGACGAGGAGTTGAGCGAACGAGGACGCCGATTCCTGGACGAGGGACGGGAGGACCTGGCGGCCGGCCGAACCCACACCTTGGACGAGGTGAAGCGGGAGCTCGACCTCTGACCTGGACCGTAGAGTTCTCGAGTCGAGCCGTCCGCGATCTGAAGCAACTGGATCGGCCGACGCGCGCCCGCGTCGTTGACGCCATCGAACGACACGCGAGCACCGGTGCCGGCGATATCAAGCGCCTTCGGGACCGTGACGCTGAATGGCGGCTCCGTGTCGGCGACTGGCGCATTCTCATTTCCTATCGATTCGGGTTGAGAAAAGTCGAGATTCTCCGAGTCCTGCACCGCAAGGATGCGTATCGCTGA
- a CDS encoding MBL fold metallo-hydrolase → MGEAAGRDSVRRPRAVGSGHNGRSPVTTGPLEGDDSESRSGSVSEPMEGAMLRMVCLGVVTAVGVLATAAANVAQEPAEEPRANLVLHEVAHNLYMLANDPAEQGMRSGGNTAIFLTASGVTLVDTKIYGYGQDILAEIAKITPKPVTTIINTHTHYDHSGGNVEFSDSVNIVVHENTAAQMSRETCEPVTNCDAFKGDNAKYLPQTTFADRMTLFGGPDAIDLYYFGRGHTDGDTWIVFRGARTLHTGDMFARKGLPFLDVANGNGSALEFGETLRKAVAGIPDVDIIIPGHNDETLVWDDLVNYSTFYNGIVDAAKAGQAAGQSVEDVVGGYSVPVQLRDFAAEPGRLQSVVQYVFDGQ, encoded by the coding sequence GGACGACAGCGAGAGTCGAAGCGGATCCGTGAGCGAGCCGATGGAGGGAGCGATGCTACGCATGGTCTGTCTCGGAGTCGTGACCGCGGTGGGCGTCCTGGCGACGGCCGCCGCCAACGTGGCGCAGGAGCCGGCCGAGGAGCCGCGCGCCAACCTCGTGCTGCACGAGGTGGCGCACAACCTCTACATGCTCGCCAACGATCCGGCCGAGCAGGGCATGCGCAGCGGCGGCAACACGGCCATCTTCCTCACCGCGTCCGGCGTGACCCTGGTCGACACGAAGATCTACGGCTACGGGCAGGACATCCTGGCCGAGATCGCGAAGATCACGCCGAAGCCGGTGACGACCATCATCAATACGCACACCCACTACGATCACAGCGGCGGCAACGTCGAGTTCTCCGACTCGGTGAACATCGTGGTGCACGAGAACACCGCGGCGCAGATGTCGCGCGAGACCTGCGAGCCGGTGACCAACTGCGACGCGTTCAAGGGCGACAACGCCAAGTACCTGCCGCAGACCACGTTCGCGGACCGGATGACGCTGTTCGGCGGCCCGGACGCGATCGACCTCTACTACTTCGGCCGCGGGCACACCGACGGCGACACCTGGATCGTCTTCCGCGGCGCACGCACCCTGCACACCGGCGACATGTTCGCACGCAAGGGTCTGCCTTTCCTCGACGTGGCGAACGGCAACGGCAGCGCGCTCGAGTTCGGCGAGACCCTGCGGAAGGCCGTCGCCGGGATCCCGGACGTGGACATCATCATCCCGGGCCACAACGACGAGACGCTGGTGTGGGACGATCTCGTGAACTACAGCACGTTCTACAACGGCATCGTCGACGCGGCCAAGGCGGGCCAGGCGGCCGGACAGTCGGTCGAGGACGTGGTCGGCGGGTATTCGGTGCCGGTGCAGCTCAGGGACTTTGCGGCGGAGCCGGGCCGGCTCCAGTCGGTGGTGCAGTACGTCTTCGACGGACAGTAG
- a CDS encoding EVE domain-containing protein: MPQRHWLMKCEPAAYAIDDLERDGRTCWEGVRNFQARNFMRDVMQEGDGVLFYASNADPSGVSGLASICRTGYPDHYAWQAGHKYFDARSTEAKPVWYMVDVAFVERFPATISLATLKKTPGLEEMMVTKKGSRLSVQPVTPAEYDIVAALGRRKSA, encoded by the coding sequence ATGCCCCAACGCCACTGGTTGATGAAATGCGAGCCGGCCGCCTACGCGATAGACGACCTGGAACGCGACGGCCGGACCTGCTGGGAAGGGGTGCGCAACTTCCAGGCGCGCAACTTCATGCGCGACGTGATGCAGGAGGGTGACGGCGTCCTGTTCTACGCGTCGAACGCGGACCCGTCGGGGGTCAGCGGGCTCGCCTCGATCTGCCGCACCGGCTACCCCGACCACTACGCGTGGCAGGCCGGCCACAAGTACTTCGACGCCCGCAGCACGGAGGCCAAGCCGGTCTGGTACATGGTGGACGTCGCGTTCGTCGAGCGGTTCCCCGCCACCATCTCCCTCGCGACCCTGAAGAAGACGCCGGGCCTCGAGGAGATGATGGTGACGAAGAAAGGCAGCCGCCTCTCCGTCCAGCCGGTCACGCCGGCCGAGTACGACATCGTCGCCGCGCTCGGCCGGCGCAAATCGGCGTGA
- a CDS encoding PEGA domain-containing protein: MDSNLPPNAWLIASAVPCRVSCVLLAACLASSGCATVINGSTQRVAVASEPPGAQLYVNDAPVGVTPAFVDVPRRDPDLELRLEKDGYEPATLPLERSRSGWIAGNVLLAGVPFNDYGVGQWVGAMAMAPWRCTGFWGGCRTSGPVAATSDQVWYVQGLLPSGPRMRRAPNQDVTRGRVPPARRRLRNPGHATGSYRGSMRTGSVA, translated from the coding sequence ATGGATTCGAATCTGCCGCCGAACGCTTGGCTCATAGCGTCGGCGGTGCCTTGCCGCGTGTCGTGCGTGCTGCTGGCGGCCTGCCTGGCCTCCTCCGGGTGCGCCACCGTCATCAACGGCTCGACGCAGCGCGTGGCTGTCGCGTCGGAGCCGCCCGGAGCGCAGTTGTACGTGAACGATGCCCCGGTGGGTGTGACGCCCGCCTTCGTCGACGTTCCGCGCCGCGATCCAGACCTCGAGCTGCGATTGGAGAAGGACGGCTACGAGCCGGCCACGCTGCCGCTGGAGCGCTCGCGCAGCGGTTGGATTGCCGGCAACGTGCTGTTGGCGGGCGTCCCGTTCAATGACTACGGGGTCGGGCAGTGGGTCGGCGCCATGGCGATGGCGCCATGGCGATGTACGGGGTTCTGGGGTGGTTGCAGGACGTCGGGTCCGGTGGCGGCTACAAGCGACCAAGTCTGGTACGTACAAGGCTTACTCCCATCCGGGCCGCGAATGAGGAGAGCGCCGAACCAGGACGTGACCCGTGGGCGCGTCCCGCCGGCGCGCCGACGACTACGAAACCCGGGTCACGCAACCGGCTCATACCGAGGCAGCATGCGGACAGGGTCCGTCGCCTGA
- a CDS encoding sigma-54-dependent Fis family transcriptional regulator encodes MPLFRTEERRAIESLARLADCNPFSPAFVEGEREILGPDHAPAGAVWSLRTEPGTVSSGLESVGVVAERAARDARERLLRRPSATTDELRLYASLVIFTLYQRYAEPLHELHLDPERAKRRVACYRAFRRDLDHFLLADRLSLPQRVDPAHLFACFYQVRRAFHLIHRHIVGASAPAARLRAAVWQSIFTHDMRRYWRWLYDRMHDVTTLITGPSGTGKELVARAIGLSRYIPFDPERETFTATLDGAFHALNVSALSPTIIESELFGHRRGAFTGAVQDRVGWLEACPPFGAVLLDEVGEIDAAIQVKLLRVLQTREFARIGETAPRAFQGRLIAATNRDLAAEMQAGRFREDLYYRLCADLIVTPSLREQLHDAPDELRNLVVFVSERVVGPDGAAELADEVLVCVARDLGPDYAWPGNVRELEQCVRNVLVRKEYRPPAAPSRGPADDLAAQLGDGRLTAEEVLRRYCTIVYARTGSYQETARRLELDRRTIKRHIDPELLARLTDPSKTSA; translated from the coding sequence ATGCCGCTTTTCCGAACCGAGGAACGCCGCGCCATCGAGTCGCTGGCGCGGCTCGCCGACTGCAACCCGTTCTCGCCGGCCTTCGTCGAGGGCGAACGGGAGATTCTCGGTCCCGACCACGCTCCCGCCGGCGCGGTCTGGAGCCTGCGCACGGAGCCGGGGACGGTGAGCTCCGGTCTGGAGAGCGTCGGCGTGGTCGCCGAGCGAGCGGCGCGCGACGCCCGGGAGCGCCTGCTGCGCCGTCCGTCCGCGACCACCGACGAGCTGCGCCTCTATGCGTCGCTTGTCATCTTTACCCTGTACCAGCGTTACGCCGAGCCGCTGCACGAGCTCCACCTCGACCCGGAACGGGCCAAACGGCGGGTGGCGTGCTACCGGGCGTTCCGGCGTGATCTCGATCACTTCCTCCTCGCGGATCGGCTGTCCCTGCCGCAGCGCGTCGATCCTGCGCACCTGTTCGCCTGCTTCTACCAGGTCCGGCGCGCCTTTCACCTCATCCACCGGCACATCGTCGGAGCCTCCGCGCCCGCGGCCCGTCTGCGCGCCGCCGTATGGCAATCGATCTTCACCCACGACATGCGGCGGTACTGGCGCTGGCTCTACGACCGGATGCACGACGTGACGACGCTGATCACCGGCCCGTCAGGGACCGGCAAGGAGCTTGTCGCGCGGGCGATCGGCCTGTCGCGCTACATCCCGTTCGACCCCGAGCGGGAGACGTTCACGGCGACCCTCGACGGGGCGTTCCACGCCCTGAACGTGTCGGCGCTGTCGCCCACGATCATCGAATCGGAGCTGTTCGGCCACCGCAGGGGCGCCTTCACGGGTGCGGTCCAGGATCGCGTCGGCTGGCTCGAGGCGTGCCCGCCGTTCGGCGCGGTGCTGCTCGACGAGGTGGGGGAGATCGACGCCGCGATCCAGGTCAAGCTGCTGCGCGTCTTGCAGACCCGCGAGTTCGCGCGTATCGGCGAGACCGCGCCGCGTGCCTTCCAGGGCAGGCTGATCGCCGCCACCAACCGCGACCTGGCGGCCGAGATGCAAGCCGGCCGGTTCCGCGAGGACCTCTACTACCGTCTCTGCGCGGATCTGATCGTCACCCCGTCGCTGCGGGAGCAGCTTCACGACGCGCCCGATGAGCTGCGCAACCTGGTGGTGTTCGTCAGCGAGCGCGTGGTCGGTCCCGACGGCGCCGCCGAGCTCGCCGATGAGGTGCTGGTGTGCGTCGCGCGCGACCTCGGCCCCGACTACGCGTGGCCCGGCAACGTCCGCGAGCTGGAGCAGTGCGTCCGCAACGTGCTGGTGCGCAAGGAGTACCGCCCGCCCGCGGCGCCCTCGCGCGGGCCGGCCGACGATCTCGCGGCGCAGTTGGGTGACGGAAGACTCACCGCAGAGGAGGTCCTGCGGCGCTACTGCACCATCGTCTACGCGCGCACCGGCAGCTACCAGGAGACGGCGCGCCGTCTGGAGCTGGACCGCCGGACAATCAAGCGGCACATCGACCCCGAGCTGCTCGCGCGGCTGACGGACCCGTCCAAGACATCGGCCTGA
- a CDS encoding PEGA domain-containing protein gives MHAASFVRIGNVEAQMGRRWNWLATWRQWESDWTCMGCEMSRHRLLEVRPAGGGQTWHALRVLATRALGRAALLAVVLVSSVGCASMHHGRTQHVIVTSEPPGAQIFANDEPVGVTPDVVTVNRGGTVLRLEKSGFHSEEVRMPRGPSAWLAGSLLLAAPFVVAGSYWLSGAILTIVTDLGTGAAWKFPERAGAALEPAAEVAAHALVGVNGEVEVEP, from the coding sequence GTGCATGCTGCCTCGTTTGTTCGAATCGGCAATGTGGAGGCACAGATGGGACGGCGGTGGAACTGGCTGGCGACATGGCGCCAGTGGGAATCGGACTGGACGTGTATGGGGTGTGAGATGAGCCGACATCGGTTGCTCGAGGTGAGACCGGCGGGCGGTGGGCAGACATGGCACGCGCTCCGGGTTCTCGCGACTCGTGCACTCGGACGTGCGGCGTTGCTCGCGGTGGTGCTTGTCTCCTCTGTCGGATGCGCGAGCATGCATCACGGACGCACGCAACACGTGATCGTGACGTCGGAGCCGCCCGGGGCGCAAATCTTCGCCAACGATGAACCCGTGGGTGTTACTCCGGATGTCGTGACTGTGAACCGCGGCGGCACGGTGCTTCGGCTCGAGAAGAGCGGCTTTCATTCCGAGGAAGTTCGGATGCCGCGCGGGCCTAGCGCCTGGCTGGCCGGCAGCTTGCTGTTGGCGGCCCCTTTTGTCGTTGCAGGCTCGTACTGGTTGTCGGGGGCGATTCTGACCATTGTTACCGACCTCGGAACGGGCGCGGCCTGGAAGTTCCCGGAAAGAGCAGGGGCCGCGCTCGAGCCCGCGGCCGAAGTCGCGGCTCACGCTCTGGTCGGTGTGAACGGCGAAGTGGAAGTAGAGCCCTGA
- a CDS encoding formylglycine-generating enzyme family protein has protein sequence MRNPLHASRRKLAAALALVLAAAVLTAAAACERRPSGSPGGPLPALPESLGGFRADAWFLPDDDLLGFVEIPAGPFTMGSDPAVDPRAFENERWSTGRAQGAVDLPAFAIGRYEVTVAQFRAFADAAGAAFAPETPRGSPDHPVGSVSWPDALAYCRWLEATLQEWPDTPAVLRRWLDAGWRITLPSEAEWEKAARGADGRVYPWGEVPRRDRANFGGAAGPTPVDSFDCPECPFGLSDMSGNVWELTRSPYQPYPYDEANDDADLAADALFVMRGGSFMEPEGNVRAAVRGGADPGVRRPFIGFRIVITPAPRRTHGAS, from the coding sequence GTGCGCAACCCACTTCACGCGAGCCGGCGCAAGCTCGCCGCAGCGCTGGCGCTCGTCCTCGCCGCGGCCGTCCTCACCGCCGCCGCGGCCTGCGAACGGCGACCGTCGGGATCGCCTGGCGGGCCGTTGCCGGCGCTGCCGGAGTCACTCGGCGGCTTCCGCGCCGACGCGTGGTTCCTCCCGGACGACGATCTGCTCGGTTTCGTCGAGATCCCCGCCGGACCGTTCACCATGGGCAGCGACCCGGCCGTCGACCCGCGGGCGTTCGAGAACGAGCGCTGGTCGACCGGCCGGGCCCAGGGCGCCGTCGATCTTCCCGCGTTCGCCATCGGGCGCTACGAGGTCACCGTGGCGCAGTTCCGCGCCTTCGCCGACGCCGCCGGCGCCGCGTTCGCGCCGGAAACGCCGCGCGGCTCCCCCGACCACCCGGTCGGTTCCGTCTCCTGGCCCGATGCGCTGGCCTACTGCCGGTGGCTGGAGGCGACGCTCCAGGAGTGGCCCGACACGCCAGCGGTCCTGCGGCGATGGCTCGACGCCGGTTGGCGCATCACGCTTCCGAGCGAGGCGGAGTGGGAAAAGGCGGCTCGCGGCGCCGACGGGCGCGTCTACCCGTGGGGCGAGGTCCCGCGACGCGACCGGGCCAACTTCGGCGGCGCGGCCGGCCCGACGCCGGTTGACAGCTTCGACTGCCCGGAGTGCCCGTTCGGACTCAGCGACATGAGCGGCAACGTTTGGGAGCTCACGCGGAGCCCGTACCAACCCTACCCCTACGACGAGGCAAACGACGACGCCGACCTCGCGGCCGATGCGCTCTTCGTCATGCGCGGCGGCTCCTTCATGGAGCCGGAGGGCAACGTACGGGCTGCCGTGCGGGGCGGCGCCGATCCCGGCGTGCGCCGGCCGTTCATCGGCTTCCGCATCGTCATCACGCCGGCGCCCCGACGGACTCACGGAGCCTCGTAG
- a CDS encoding PQQ-binding-like beta-propeller repeat protein, which produces MRKILSLVGAMVIAAAAVEIVSAEDWPQWRGADRLAVWNETGIVEQLPAELRVAWRTPVRSGYSGPAVADGRIFITDWMEDPASRTLDGTERALALDEETGEVLWTHEWQTSYRMLSVAYAVGPRATPTVDGDRVYVVGGTGRLFCFDVETGRVLWEKDYVAEYDTSVPVWGIVSAPLVDGDRLITVVGGEPDALVMAFDKHTGEEIWRAIETGSEMGYAQPVIYEAGGVRQLIVWHPLALASLDPETGEVYWEQPWDVSMGVTVATPVRSGDYLLVSQFFNGSMMMRLSQDRPAATHLWQGQSRSELPGDTDTIHAMVTTPIIIGDYVYGVDSYGELRALDARTGERLWMSPDMTAQARWATAFLVRHEDRYFVNNDDGFLMIAQFTPAGYVELSRTRLIEPTGSSGTRTPHGRIASRVINWSHPAYANGHIVHRNDREIIRASLRAEDY; this is translated from the coding sequence GTGCGCAAGATCCTGAGTCTCGTGGGTGCAATGGTGATCGCGGCAGCAGCCGTCGAGATCGTCTCGGCGGAGGACTGGCCGCAGTGGCGCGGCGCGGACCGCCTCGCGGTCTGGAACGAGACCGGCATCGTCGAACAACTGCCGGCGGAGTTGCGCGTCGCGTGGCGCACACCCGTCCGGTCGGGGTACTCCGGTCCGGCCGTCGCTGACGGGCGCATCTTCATCACCGACTGGATGGAGGATCCGGCGTCGCGCACCCTCGACGGCACCGAGCGCGCGCTGGCTCTCGACGAGGAAACCGGCGAGGTGCTCTGGACGCACGAGTGGCAGACCAGCTACCGGATGCTGTCGGTCGCCTATGCCGTGGGTCCGCGCGCCACCCCGACGGTAGACGGAGACCGCGTCTACGTCGTCGGCGGGACCGGGCGGCTGTTCTGCTTCGACGTCGAGACCGGCCGCGTGCTCTGGGAGAAGGACTACGTCGCCGAGTACGACACCAGCGTGCCGGTCTGGGGCATCGTCAGCGCGCCGCTGGTCGACGGCGATCGGCTCATCACGGTGGTCGGCGGCGAGCCCGACGCGCTGGTCATGGCGTTCGACAAGCACACCGGCGAGGAGATCTGGCGGGCCATCGAGACGGGCTCCGAGATGGGCTACGCGCAGCCGGTCATCTACGAGGCGGGCGGGGTCCGCCAACTGATCGTCTGGCATCCTCTTGCGCTGGCGTCGCTCGACCCGGAGACCGGCGAGGTCTACTGGGAGCAGCCGTGGGACGTGTCGATGGGCGTGACGGTGGCCACCCCGGTGCGCAGCGGCGACTACCTGCTGGTCTCGCAGTTCTTCAACGGCTCGATGATGATGCGGCTCAGCCAGGACCGGCCGGCCGCGACCCATCTGTGGCAGGGGCAGAGCCGCAGCGAGCTGCCGGGCGATACCGACACCATCCACGCGATGGTGACGACCCCGATCATCATCGGCGACTACGTCTACGGGGTCGACAGCTACGGGGAGCTGCGGGCGCTCGACGCACGGACCGGCGAACGGCTGTGGATGAGCCCGGACATGACCGCGCAGGCGCGCTGGGCCACCGCGTTCCTGGTGCGCCACGAGGACCGCTACTTCGTCAACAACGACGACGGCTTCCTGATGATCGCGCAGTTCACGCCGGCGGGCTACGTCGAGCTGAGCCGCACGCGGCTGATCGAGCCGACGGGCAGCTCCGGCACCCGGACGCCGCACGGCCGCATCGCGTCCCGGGTGATCAACTGGTCGCATCCCGCCTACGCGAACGGCCACATCGTACACCGCAACGACCGGGAGATCATCCGCGCCTCGCTACGGGCCGAGGACTACTGA
- the hspQ gene encoding heat shock protein HspQ, whose amino-acid sequence MSDIERTARFFVGQIVHHVRFDYRGVVFDVDASFQGSEEWYEQVARSRPPKDRPWYHVLVDGAQHTTYVAERHLEPDAEGRPVRHPLVHALCGAWREGRYLPRDAVQ is encoded by the coding sequence ATGAGCGACATCGAGCGGACCGCCAGGTTCTTCGTCGGCCAGATCGTCCATCACGTCCGGTTCGACTACCGGGGCGTGGTGTTCGACGTCGACGCTAGCTTTCAGGGCAGCGAGGAATGGTACGAGCAGGTGGCCCGCTCGCGCCCGCCGAAGGACCGTCCCTGGTACCACGTCCTGGTGGACGGCGCGCAGCACACGACGTACGTGGCGGAACGGCACCTGGAGCCGGACGCCGAGGGCAGGCCCGTCCGCCACCCGCTCGTGCATGCGCTCTGCGGCGCCTGGCGCGAGGGGCGCTACCTGCCGCGCGACGCCGTGCAGTAG
- a CDS encoding serine hydrolase, producing the protein MRNVLATAIAGTLLFGGVAGAQQMETYDYWEQQRRMVRQGQQAIFMCNGLFTSNRTLEQVFAQELAFLPEPVGTPEGGDYVVDTARKAVVIGSGHGAPKMRAAFREGVGCVILAPDQTLDDIDGLPILELPYPAGDAAGIAWPDGDKVEQRPLPAHVDAAALQAASDWAFDRESPEQVTLSLLVVHQGEIIHERYAPGFDMTTRTRTWSTAKSIASTLMGMLVDEGKLKLDAPLGYDFFPAAAAPDQDPRSEITLRHVLNMSSGLEPVDNSGREYAIGSGLSYWAGTSSVIGARSRGAIREPGTNWDYENYDTLLGVYAMKRALGSDMAYREFPRRRLLDKIGMRNTLVSTDRFGDFILSSQVYTNARDLARFGLLYLQGGVWNGERLVSEDWIDFVRTPAPATAATGNFYGGQFWLVPDGRTDVPKSAYSTSGNRGQYVVIVPTHDLVIVRRGLDYGRQGFDRWSLTSEVLEAIGTPPTQEANGN; encoded by the coding sequence ATGAGAAACGTTCTGGCCACGGCGATCGCGGGCACGCTGCTGTTCGGCGGCGTCGCCGGCGCGCAGCAGATGGAAACCTACGATTACTGGGAGCAGCAGCGGCGGATGGTCCGCCAGGGGCAGCAGGCCATCTTCATGTGCAACGGCCTGTTCACCTCGAACCGGACGCTCGAGCAGGTCTTCGCGCAGGAGCTCGCCTTTCTGCCGGAGCCGGTCGGGACGCCCGAGGGCGGCGACTACGTGGTCGACACCGCGCGCAAGGCGGTCGTGATCGGCAGCGGGCACGGCGCGCCGAAGATGCGGGCCGCGTTCCGCGAGGGCGTCGGCTGCGTGATCCTCGCGCCCGACCAGACGCTGGACGACATCGACGGCCTGCCGATCCTGGAGTTGCCGTACCCCGCGGGCGATGCGGCCGGGATCGCCTGGCCGGATGGCGACAAGGTCGAGCAGCGGCCGCTCCCGGCCCACGTCGACGCGGCGGCCCTGCAGGCGGCTTCCGACTGGGCGTTCGACCGCGAGTCGCCCGAGCAGGTGACGCTGAGCCTGCTGGTCGTCCACCAGGGCGAGATCATCCACGAGCGCTACGCGCCGGGCTTCGACATGACGACGCGGACGCGGACCTGGTCGACGGCCAAGAGCATCGCCTCGACGCTGATGGGGATGCTGGTCGACGAAGGGAAGCTGAAGCTCGACGCGCCGCTCGGCTACGACTTCTTCCCCGCGGCGGCGGCGCCGGACCAGGATCCCCGCTCGGAGATCACCCTCCGGCACGTGCTCAACATGTCGAGCGGTCTGGAGCCGGTCGACAACTCCGGGCGCGAGTACGCCATCGGGTCGGGGCTGTCGTACTGGGCCGGGACCAGCTCGGTGATCGGCGCGCGCAGCCGCGGCGCCATCCGCGAGCCCGGGACCAACTGGGACTACGAGAACTACGACACGCTGCTCGGCGTCTATGCCATGAAGCGCGCCCTGGGCAGCGACATGGCCTACCGCGAGTTTCCGCGGCGGCGGCTGCTGGACAAGATCGGGATGCGCAACACGCTGGTCAGCACGGACCGCTTCGGCGATTTCATCCTGAGCAGCCAGGTCTACACGAACGCGCGCGACCTGGCCCGCTTCGGGCTGCTCTACCTGCAGGGCGGCGTCTGGAACGGCGAGCGGCTCGTCTCCGAGGACTGGATCGACTTCGTCCGCACCCCGGCCCCCGCAACCGCCGCGACCGGCAACTTCTACGGCGGGCAGTTCTGGCTGGTGCCGGACGGGCGCACCGACGTGCCGAAGTCCGCGTACTCGACCTCCGGCAACCGCGGGCAGTACGTGGTCATCGTGCCGACGCACGACCTCGTCATCGTGCGGCGCGGGCTCGACTACGGGCGCCAGGGTTTCGACCGCTGGAGCCTGACCAGCGAGGTGCTCGAGGCGATCGGCACGCCGCCGACCCAGGAAGCGAACGGCAACTGA